From a single Papilio machaon chromosome 19, ilPapMach1.1, whole genome shotgun sequence genomic region:
- the LOC106708319 gene encoding uncharacterized protein LOC106708319 — translation MAVKIIYILFLFSFGQCSVIIPEELPSLLSVAYSNIPPIKKGTDSRVGFGFAFGNHADFQVMFELGPQTNTMNLTGQPFGTGSNKRQAPALPPPKVNKNREKFLQTDAGKYLQSWAQKMKSPSKIVHKRPDTSRPGEVMNLEDSVVELVKNDKGEYEIHQPKPGHMPQYVLDNLKRLYGQKKQEAQKLGDQKRTEDDVRKITEDLSNVDLD, via the exons atggcggttaaaattatatatattttgttcctGTTTTCTTTCG gACAATGCTCTGTGATCATACCTGAGGAGTTGCCATCGCTGTTGTCCGTTGCTTATTCAAATATTCCTCCTATTAAAAAAG GCACCGATTCTCGAGTAGGCTTTGGATTCGCGTTTGGCAACCACGCCGACTTCCAGGTCATGTTCGAACTGGGGCCACAAACTAACACCATGAATCTCA cTGGGCAACCGTTCGGGACGGGGAGCAACAAGCGACAAGCGCCGGCCCTGCCACCTCccaaagttaataaaaatagagaaaAG TTCCTTCAAACTGACGCTGGAAAATACTTACAAAGCTGGGCACAGAAGATGAAAAGTCCATCAAAAATAGTTCACAAAAGACCGGATACGAGTAGACCGGGAGAAGTAATGAATCTAGAAGATTCCGTGGTAGAATTAGTTAAGAATGATAAAGGAGAGTACGAGATTCACCAACCGAAACCGGGACATATGCCACAATACGTTTTGGATAACCTCAAAAGGCTATACGGACAGAAGAAACAAGAAGCACAGAAGTTAGGTGACCAGAAAAGAACAGAAGATGATGTACGAAAAATAACTGAAGATCTATCTAATGTTGATTTagattaa